TAAAAATCGCTCGAGAAGGCGGAGGGATAGGGCTGCGTGGAGCGCGAGAAAGCAGAAAGTCAGCCGAAAGGGTGGAGTTTGTTGCGGATGGAGCTGGTTTCGTGCTCATTTGTTCAACGCAACGCCGATTTTGCTGTAAGAGGCGAGCGAAAtcggctctccttcgaaggtgAACTTTTTTGGCCCTGCAAGGCTCGAGAAGCAAGAATTTTTTTACGGATCTAAAGACCTACCCTAGTTTAACGACGCAGGAGCTATATTTGCCGAGGATCCAAACGCGTCAAACATCATACAAGCAATTATCAATTATCTTACCGAACCGGCCAAACCATTACGGAGTACATCATAGCGAGCATACAGAATGTACAAATTGCAGTAGCTGTTTGGCATTATTTGTAACATACTAAATGCCATCAGACCAAACCCATTTTTAGCTTTACCGGACAATAACACTGGAATTTGTTACATCCAACTTGTCAAGCAGTAGCATCAGCTGGCGCCGCAGGTTCAGTCTCCCAGAACGAAGTCTTTTTGCCAGTTTTCGAAACAGTCTGCAGAACTGCATCCGGTGTTACGTTACCCTTCACTGTGACCTTCTGCTCCTTGATGTCTACTTCGTAAGACTCAACACCTGATACAACCACATGACCAATGCATATGTTTAGATTGCAACATACTGCTATAAATTAAAATGACCGAGGAGTTTAAACCGTAAGACATTGTAAGAAGTAGATACAAGCATATTAAATTGCGCAATATGTTAAGCGTTAAACTGCAAAAGGTTCAATCGAACTAGATACAAGCATATTTAATTGTGCAATATGCTCAGCGTTAAACTGCTTCTTCCACTTAAGTCGGTCATTTAAGGCTAGAAAGCAACTGGCTTACAAGTTGGACCAATAACATATGATAATGCTATAGCATTGTGATTCCATTACAATTATTCACAGACAGATATATTCAGAGTAGCACTAGCCAGCAGGTTAAAAGTTGAAGTTCAGAGTAGCATTGGCGATAAAATTGCATTGCAGAAACTGTAGAaactactcccttcgttccaaattatgaGTTGTTTTAACTTTCTCCTAAGTTTAAGTTCTTACTTTTGACCAAGTTATagaaaaatgtataaatatcTAAAACATCAAACTAGTTTCATTAGATGGACCATGTCATGTATTTTCatagtgcatttatttgatattgtagatgttaatttttttttgataaacttagtcaaaattagataagtttgatttaggatacagtcaaacgacttataatttggaacagagcgAGTAAATGTTTCCATCCTTTGAAACAGGAAGTTCAAGGAAAACTGAACAACATCCTACCTTCTCTAACCACATACAAGTTGTTAACGACAGATTCACTGAATTGGCTCATCTACTTGGTACGTGTAATGAAGAACTTTTGCAAAAGCATGCCAAGTTTGTTCTAAAGATTCTATAGGCCATTTTACCAGAGCCTAATCCAGCACCAGCTGCATAGCAGGGTGGCAGGATTGCTAGAGGAGTTGGGATTTAGTATAAGTTCAGAACAAGCGCAACAGAATGTTGTATCCAATTCCAGACTTACACTTACAAATTGAAATAACTAACAATCAGAAAACATAGAAAATATTAAGCAAGAGAAACCGATCAACCTTCCATTTTGCCTAGAACCCGCTTAACAGCTCCAACACAGCCTTCACAGGACATGCCAACCCTGAGTACAACAGTCTGCATCACAGAACAAAATTTTTGGAGGAATTAATACTTTCTGCTTaatagaagagaaaaaaatggaCGTGCTTCTCCAGATTCCGTAGATATAACTTTAGCAATTCCATTGCTAAGACTTCTGTGTGTTGTTGCCTCCAAATCAATATGGTGACATAGTTTTTCCCCAACCCTTTTATTTGAAGACCAATATACTCATATTATATAATTGCATAGCATGTATGTTCTACCATGACCGCATAATCCTAACAAAGTAAGCAGTTAACATCTTCCGATATGAAAAGGTGGAAACTAGTTGACCATGTTGCACAGCAAGACACAAAATAATTAGTTCACATATATAAAAGTTTCAAGCTTTTTTAGAGTTACAAGAGAGAGAGTCCTCTAAGGTTTATAATCAAAGCCCAATATAATTTATACTCACTAGATAAACATACTGCGTTAAAAGTACTTTCCAACGAGcaatttaaaacataaacacTGATAATTAAATTATTGAAGCTCGGTGGCCAGTCCCTCAAACAAATAATTGGCGTACTATCATGCCATAAAGTCATCTCATCTGGCATAACCGAGGCCCAAAATTGTCTGGACAAAGGGCATTTTTTTTCAGCATCGACGGAAAACATGTGTGCGAATTAAGAAAAAATCAACCTTAGATCTATGTAGGTTTAACTAGTTGATCTCGCACCTACAGATCAGGCCCTAAATAGCAAGTCAAGCGGACGCATTCATCTCTGGCGCCATCAACCTGCAGTGCAGGGTCTTTGCTACCCGTAGAGAAATTGTCGAAAATTGTGGGGAAACCGGATCATTTGGTACTCCGAAACATCGTTCCAATCTTTAAGCGAAGGGCGGTGCCTGAAATTCGACATGGAAATTTCACAGGGGGGATAGCACTGCTTACCTGGGCCATCGCGCGAGGGGAAAAGTGGGCTGATCTCTCCGGAGAGGGGGGAGCGGAGGGAACACGGCGGGATCGGGGAGCTCTTGACGGAATCGACGGAACGGAAGACTCCCGATGGGAACGGAGGTCGATAAATACAGGTAGTGGCGTCACGAAACACGCAATGGGAGGGAGGGTGGATCCAGCCAGGGACGGGGAGAGGCCGGACGCGTTCTAGCTGTCTAGATCGCGTGCTGAGATGTGGGGCCCGGAACCGTGGGGTCGCAGCGACCGTGGCCCTGGCCCGTGGgtgcgcggcgcggaggagggtTGGTGTAGGTGGGTAGGGCGGTGCCTGCGTCTGTAGAATCGCTGGTCAACGGGAGAGCGCGGACCCAGTGGACGCCGCGGGCGGCCTGTCTCATGCCGTCACCGCGCACGTCTGCTCCGTGGCTCTGTGTGAAAGGgtccgtttggttccctttactCATTTTTAAGTAAGTGttacatcaatgtttagatactaattaggagtattaaacgtagactatttacaaaactcattacataagtggaggctaaacaacgagatgaatctattaagcctaattaatccatcattagcaaatgtttactgtagcaacacattgtcaaatcatggactaattaggcttaatagattcatctcgccgtttagcctccacttatataatcggttttgtaaatagtctacgtttaatactcctaattagtatctaaacattcgatgtgacaggtgcttaaatttaagcaagtgaaccaaaccaggcctaaatgaaaaaaaaaaatcggtgCAGGCTGCAAACTGCGCCCATGCAACCCAGTCCTCGATTTGCTACACGCATCCGGGCCTGTttgtttgggttgcttattataagcaactaaagttgcttattataagcaactaAAGTtgcttgtagttgcttatttttagatATAGCTattcagtttgagttgctaaacTGCATTGAATGAGGTTGCTTTTGACATGTTTGCTCCTAATAATTACATACCATCCCATTTCTCACTCTTGATCTTTACCCCTAACATCATCATATCAGGGCTGTTGGTGCCAGTTGATGTTAGCGCCAAATCCAGGAGCTGGTGCCCAACGCCCTTTTTTTCgccattcttttttttggctGCCACGGTGCTGgcagctattttttttattcaaagCAAATGTTGTTCAACATTCCACAAATGTCATCGTTACAAAGCAATAAAGCTACGATCTATTGAACAGTCTATCGGCAATCCAATCCCTAAACCGGTTCATGTTCTGATCTTCGTCCTCGTGTTGAGTAGTACCCACAATGGTTTGTGACGACGATGCTTCCGAAAGTGCCACATAGCATTCATCATGATCCGCCCTCTCAAAGTCCACATCAGCAAGTGCACTCTCTCTAATGAAGTTATGAATAGCCATGCAAGCGATAATtatgttgctttgctttgcCATTGGATATACCGGTAAATCACGCAAAATACGCCATTTGttcttcaaaactccaaaagacCTCTCAATCACATTCCTTAGTGATGAATGGGCATAATTGAAAAgctcttttttacctcttgggAGTGGTCCTTGTCGAAACTCTGGGATATGATATTTTGTACCCTTGTATGGTGCAAGATAACTCAGTCTGTTTGGGTACCCAGAGTCCACAAGATAAAATTTTCCTGCACAATCATTTAATTCGTGTTGTATTCAAGCAATGGATTGCTATTGTGTCAAGTATTGGATCATAGAATCGGGAAGCACCTTCAGGCGGATGAGGAAACTTGTCGCCATACTTGGTCAATGCATCTTTGAAGACTCTCATGTCATGGACCGACCCAGGCCATCCCGCAACAACAAAAGTAAATCTCATATCGACATCACATATTGCTAACACATTCTGGCTAGTGTACCCATGTCGTCCCGTATGTTGGACAACCTTATCAATTGGCACAACAACAGGCATATGTGTTCCATCTATTACCCCAATGCAATTATCAAAGTAGGGAGAGAACCGTGGTGATTGCAGTCTATGATGCACGGTACTAAATGTTGGGTCCACTGGTCTAATGATATCACCTGCTAGCTTGCAAACACTACGCAATACTTTATCAAATTTCTACTGCATGTTTCAGTTGACCTAACAAAACGATCTTGCCTCATGCTTTGAGGGGCACCACAAATCCACACAAACATAGCTAAAGACTCTACTGATGTCATCCTCCTTGTTGACTTTAACCCATAAGATTGGACTAGGATATTGTGTAGCCTATCAAACACATCCCTACTCATCCTGAACATGTTGTAGCAAGATGTCCTATTTCCTAGTGTTTTAATAACCCATTCATAACTAGTTTCTGAAGCAACCCTATATTTAGCTTTGTCTAGGTATGTGTCGTAATAGTACATACCGACAGCTGCACAAACAATAGAAAgtgttctcctcctcctcttccttcttttcaGCCATTCTTCATCAGAATCAGATGACGATGATGAATGAGCCGTTAGAATCTGTACAAACATAACAAAAATGATCAGACTTCATGTACAAAAAACACAAGCGTAAATAGGTTCACAAATACAATAGATGACATATTAATGGGTTCACAAACAGAACAGGTGACACATACATGGGTTCACAGATAGAACAGATGACACATAAATGGGTTCACAAAACCAGATAGTTCAAACATAACAAGGATTCACAAGTCAAATAGCTCAAACATTATTTTGGGGTCGACCCAAGCAACTTCAATCTACATGTTCAGTAGCTTGATTTGTTCCCGATGCACTTCATTTTCAGCCACGTCAACCTAGCTTCATTTTTATTTATGTTGGCAAAAACAGTTCGGTTGTATCTTGTGGCAAACAATTCAATGGCCATGAAAAACTCTTCTGTACCATCTGTTGCTCCACATTCCCTCGCCAACTTGAGGCTTTGTTCTATCTCATTATCTTCTCCTTCTTGAATTTTTCATCTTTCTTCCATCtccatttccttttccttcctcctGTATTCCATCTCCATTTTCTTTTGCTTCATCTTTACTTCCATCTTCATTTCCCTCTGCTACTTCATTTGTTCTATCttcatttctttttgcttcatcTTTAACTCCATCTTAACTCTTATTGTGTTTGTTTCTTCAGAGCTTTCAGCTTGCATGTTGTGGACAAGGCCCTTGAATATGTTTAGCATATgatttttccccttctttgaTAGACTAGATGTTGTATCTTTTGTGCTAGAACTCCTCTTGCGACTGCTATTACTCAATGGGCTTGCATCAACATCATTTCCATCTTCCTCAGCCTCaagttcatcttcttcttcatattCCTCTTCCTCATTGACATCTCCAGCTATGGTTGACGAAGTTCCATCCACAACTACATTGTGGTACATTTCATGTAACTCATCAATATAGTGTGGTATGAATTTTGAAAATTTCATGCACTCTGAACTCTAAAATACAAAAGAAAATAGCAAGTAAGGTCTTTCATAAACATTTATACATCTAGCTGAAATTTCTTGAGGAAACCAGAATACCTTAATGTTTTTTTCCACCACTTCTCCAAAGCTCTAATCGCACCATTTGGTTTTCTACCTAATCCTGACTGTGACATTGTGAACTTATAAAAAGTATAAAGTTTCTTGCATTGTGTCCATCTATTTCTGAATTGTTTGGGGGCATGGTTCAGGTTTGTCCTTTCTTTAAATTTTTGTACCATTTCTTTGTAACCCCTTGTATTCATCTTTCCACTTGGGCAATTCCCTAGCCTCATTTGCTCGACAGCTAGTTCACAAAATATACCGGTGTTTGTTTTGCTCCAATTTGTCTTGTCATACTTGTTCTAACACACAACATGGGAAGATAAATAGTTCTCACATTGTTCTGTTCTAACACACATGAGCATGGAAAGATATCTATGCTTAGGATGTTTACAGAAGGTTCGGagtcctcatcttcatcatccatcTCTTCTTCATCCACCATGTTCGTGAACGATGAAAAGGCCGCACCACCTGAAGAAGATGCGCCACGTCTACAGCCACCCCCTTGAGATAACCTCCCCCGTACTGGTAGACGTAGGGGAGGACTTGCACTTGCAGTTAACAGTGGCTCATTAGCACATAAACAAGGTCGAtaaaagatgatccatacagGTCCCTACACTTTATTAGGAAGCAGCTTATTGATCCaagatgaaaaaaataatttttgcaCACACTTTATGCCCATCTGAAGGATTAAAATCTCTGATTTCAATATGTCAGTAGCACCCATGTTCAAATAACTATATGAAATCAAAGGCttcatgaaaagaaaattaataCAGGACTGAGCACAGTACATATGATGTTAAATAAGGGCTGTTGATTCTATCATTAAATTAGATCTGCTTCAACCATGAATGATAGCTTTTCAACACAGATTTGGTGCTGATGTCTATTTTTCAACAGAGTGCTTGGCTATAACTCCATCCACATAAGCTAGACACAGGTTTAGAACTAAATTGTTTCAAGTCTCCCAACATTAGAATTGTACAACACATCTACAACATATCTACAAGTCTCCCATACATACGAACCATACCATGATCATAATGAAGGATATTCAGTGATGCAATCAGGAAAGAATGTGAACCTGCGGGCGGCGAATGTGAAGCACCGACACTCTTTCCACGGGCACGACGACTACCACGTGTAGCACTCCTTCCCCGGCCGATCGGAACACCACCTGCGCTTTGACGGGGAGGTTGAAACGAGCCTAGTATCCCGCCATCGCCATGCCCTTTTCCACAATCGAGTAATGCCGAGTACTCATCGATGTAGGGGAATTCCTCTTGCTGCGAGTTGAGATCAAGATTCTCCATCCCAACCCTCCCCAATGATACACTAGGAGCTGTCTGTGCGTGAGGCGGCCATTGGGACAGGAGCTCCAACTCATCGGGGTCGGGGACGATAGCGGGTTGAGGGAAGGATGGAGCTGCCGAGGATGAGGCCCCCTgcgaaaaaaaatcatggtaACCGTCCATGATTTGGGGTTTGGGGTTGGGTTGCGGAACAGGGACGGTGGCGGATCGAGATGTGGCTGGAGGACCACGACCGGCGGTGGATGGAGATTCACTTGGATCGGGATTGAACAGGGGGTGGGGCGGGTTGGATGCGTAGGGCCCGTCGGTGGCTCGGATGTGCAAGGGGGCGGCGGCTTGGATGCGCAAGGGGCCGTCGTCAGCTTGGATGCACAGGGCCCGACGGTGGTGTGGGTGCGCAAGGGGGGCGGCGGTAGGCGGAGATGAATAGTgaggggtggcggtggcggggacTATgcaggggagggcggcggcgggtatgGTGCTGTGGCAGGGTTGTCGCCGGTGAGACGGAGGGATGGCGTAGGGGCGGAGGGAGTGCTTCGACCAGAGGAGGGAGGCACAGGGGTGCCGGCGGTGGGATGGCGCAGGGGCGTTGCCGCCAGGGATGGTGTAGGGACGCAGGGGAAAGAGATCTGGGGGAGAGAccgagagagagaaaggaggagttacccggccataaatgagggtaGGGGGGTAAAGATCATCTTTTAGTCCTCATAAGCAACCCAtgggctaaaaataagcagccccataagcaacccaataagcaagggtgattagtttcataagcaaataagttacttatttttagttgcttatgcataagcaactcaaaccaaaccgGCTCGTAGTGATCGCACGCTCGCGAGGCCTCAGCTCCCTTCCCTAGTTTTCCTTTTCATTATAAAAAGGGAGGGCTACCAGCTACGTGATTCgtccaaaagaaagagaagcaaATATCTGCCgcacctctctctttctttctatttgaaataatctctctctctttctctctctatcaCATCgagttgtgagaggaaaatactatttggtgcctgataagccagctgaataagctgaagcgaacaggcccaatgCACGTGGCAGCACTTGGACACCATGATATATTCGGATAAAAATGGAGTGCCACTCCACGAAATAAATATGGTTCCGAGACATAAAGCGAGTTTTATCCTAACTTTTTCTGCCCAGCCTCTAGTTGTGTTTGAAAGCGCATTTGTGACAAGTAAATATAGTGTTTGAACAAGAAAATAGTATTTTTATTGACTACTCTCTcccttccaaattgtagatcattttaactttttaatatataatttttgcaaaatgaaaaaattgACCTACTATTTGAAGGGAGTACAAAGCTCTAAATATCTGTCAAGTAAATGACTTTTCCCCCATGAAAATACATATACTTACACACACACGAACGCATATCCCACCCCTGATCTTTGCTGTCTAGGTTGTTTTTCCCACTTCTAGGGAAAGGGTCATCAGTACCGATTGAAACCATTTAGTACGGTTTCGCAACCAGTATTATTagtttggtactaaaggggtctttAGTACTAGTTGAAATAATTGGTACTAAAGAGGtccttttagtactggttggggagACTAACCAGTACTAGAGGGCCTACCATGTCGCGCAAGACACCTGCCAAATTAGTATAGATTGTTCTCCCCAACCGctactaatttatttttttcttttatcattttcttttctgtttctttattctatattcgtatttcg
This genomic window from Setaria viridis chromosome 8, Setaria_viridis_v4.0, whole genome shotgun sequence contains:
- the LOC117833948 gene encoding copper transport protein ATX1, producing MAQTVVLRVGMSCEGCVGAVKRVLGKMEGVESYEVDIKEQKVTVKGNVTPDAVLQTVSKTGKKTSFWETEPAAPADATA
- the LOC117834345 gene encoding L10-interacting MYB domain-containing protein-like, translating into MVDEEEMDDEDEDSEPSNKYDKTNWSKTNTGIFCELAVEQMRLGNCPSGKMNTRGYKEMVQKFKERTNLNHAPKQFRNRWTQCKKLYTFYKFTMSQSGLGRKPNGAIRALEKWWKKTLRYSGFLKKFQLDSSECMKFSKFIPHYIDELHEMYHNVVVDGTSSTIAGDVNEEEEYEEEDELEAEEDGNDVDASPLSNSSRKRSSSTKDTTSKGEDNEIEQSLKLARECGATDGTEEFFMAIELFATRYNRTVFANINKNEARLTWLKMKCIGNKSSY